The nucleotide window AACACGCATCTTCTCCTGAGGAACTTGCTCGGCAATCAAAGGGGCGATGTTGGGCTTGAATGTTCCAGTTCCGAGACCCATGATGATGAGACCGAGAATGAAAACACCGAGGGAAGTGTTCGAGTTCTTGAGAACAGAGGGGGCAGCGGAGGCGACAAGGATCAAGTGACCAATCTCGGCAACGAGGACGGAGTAGAGAATGGTCTTGTAACGACCAAGGTACGTGTCGGCGATCCAAGCTCCGAGGAGAGGGCAGACGTAGACCCAGAAGGCGTTGAAGGTGGTCAAGCTGAAAGCCACCTGTTTGCCCATGTTCAAGGCACCAGGTTGAGCCTCAGCATCGTCTGGGTTAAGAGCAGCTCCAGTAGGCGTCACTAATGGCTTGGCAATAAAGTTGGAGTACACAGCAATAGTTCCGTAGTAACTCATGCGCTCGACCAATTCAACAAAGGCAATCTAATTGCAAAGTCAACAACTGTGTCACGTGCGCTCTGCATAGGAATTGCGTACAGTGAAGATCTTCCACGGGATCCTGGCAGGAACACGGCGAAGAGTCGCGAGCTCCTCTGTGGTGGGGAAGTCATCGGCCTCGTCGAGGTAGCTGTCTTGGAGTGTCGCCTTGCCCTCAGAATGGAGGTAGGCAGGTGCAGTAGTTGTGTGAAGCTCGGGGTGCTTGCGCGTTGGGTCTCCCGAGGCGTCAATGAGAGAGGGGTCCAAGCCTACAGCTTGCTGCAGGGGTAATTAGCAGTGGTAACGGTTTGATATGACAGTATCACGTACAACTTCACCGGCGTCACCAATAGGCATGATGGGCGTGTGAATTGACAGTCGGGGTGAATCGTGGTTGACTGTTGCTGCTAGCAGCCACGAGAGAGAGGATGGGGATGCAGCGAGGAATAGAGAGACCCTGTTCAACCAAAAGttgggcggtggtggtgcaTTTAATGTGATCACGCAACGGGAGAGTCCAGCGTCGTACTCTATAGGCTCGGGCTTGATAAGGAAGGAGGGCACACTAGGGCAGGTATTAGCTTCATCTTCACTCCTTCACCACGGCCTCGTCATCAGCAAACATATCGCCACGGCGGCTGATATGCCCCAGACAGTACTCGGCGCGCGAGCAACATGTGCGGCACGATACTGAATTCGCAATGCATCGCCGAGGCGTCATGGTCAGCTCAAGCCTTGCCAAGTAGCTAGCCACCACTGGTAAGCAGCATCACAAGAGAGCTTACCATTTCCAAGATAACAATTCGCAGTGGCGCCTTTGATGCATTTCATCTACTTAGCTCCTTCCTAATGCGGGTGACTCCAGTACCCCGCGAGCAACCCCAAGCAATGCCTAGAACCGCTAATTTACGCCTCCAACTACCATTTGCTTCGCTCGCGGACCCGGCGTATGGTACGACCAAACACGCCATTGTCGTGGTATCAGCACCCTTGCTTTTCGGCGTGCAATGGCGGGTATTTACGGGCAATAGTATCGAACCAGCGCCTGAGAACCAACATGGGCTTTTCCAGAAGCTTTTGGGACGGGACTGGTTGAGATGGTAAGTCTGTAAAGACGACTCCGCTCCCGATGGAGGATAGGTCCAGGGCTAGAAGCTTGTGACTTTAGCCAATTATAGCGCTATGCCAAGATTTGCCCCATGCACTACAGGACCCAGGCCATCTCCAACACCAGGTCCATCAGGCTGTCGAGATGCACTATCCAGTCAATTTGGTTCCCGAAGCTTGCGTGTATGGCCGACGACCTGGACCACGGGACTGCCGTCTCTTCTATTACTACTATTGTCACCCGTAGATGAGCACGCGGCAAGGGGATGCAACGGTACCTTTGAAGCATCGAGATAAGCATTGCCGTCTTGGCCAACAGTCGAAAAGCCACGGAACAAGAGTTTTCGAGGACGTTTAGTGCCACACACCCAGACGGGCGTATGCAAGGCCTGACTCAACCAATCCTTCGAGAGACAATACGACTCCGTGGGTGTTGTTGAAGCGGTGCAGTTGATAGACATGCGCATCCCTCACAGCGGCTTGCTCCTTCGCTGATTGCAGCTAATGAGGTGTGGTGTGTTGGGATGATAGAGCGGAAGGCGGGGATTGGAAGGATTAAAGATCGCCATTTCGCTTAACCCTACGCTGATTAAACCGAGGCAGGCATTGATGCACGTGAACACTCCGTATCCAACAACGGCTGCCAACCTATTGATACGACTCGGAGCCCGTCCACATACGTGGGTGTCGCAACACTTCAAACTATAAATGCTGCCCAGGCTCGGCGCGCGGGCGGTGCCGATGAACCATCAGCAACCGTGAACAGCACCGTTCAAATCTCCATGTGTACCCGTACGAGACTGTCGCTCCGCCTAGCCAAGAGGATTGATTAGGTAAAACGGCCCACTTGCAACTTCCCACCTTCCCCAGACTCCACACACACCTTACCAAACCCTATAGCAACTACGCGAGCAATATACTAGACAATCCACTACCTATCGCTTAACTGCCGCTCCATAAATCATTGATTAGAAACAGAGCGATCCCATACACAGCTATACATAGTTCGAGCTTTTGTCCTAGGCTTGTTCGCTGTGCCTAGGAGGAGCGGTAGATCCTGCTGTATCTGCTGAACAAAGTCACCGAGTATATCCGCTCGGGAATGAAACACATGCACAAGTACGGCTCAAGTTCACACCTTGGCAGACTTCTACAGAATCACCGATCAGCACTCCTTATCATTTGTCTCACATGTGGGAAGGGAGCACCTCATCAAGTAAGAGCGACATGCCGGTCTTCCGTCTATTGACAAACATCAATGGCGCTCAGGCTTGGCAACATGTACTACTCATTTGCCTTGCGTAATAGTGAGGATATACAGGACGCCTGATCGACCGGGACAACGTGTAAGGTAGGAAGGAGGTGGCAGTTGTGAAACGACATGTCGCGTGCACCACATGGTTCGAAGAAGGGCAGAGGTGTCCAGGTACGTCTTACAAGACTTAGGAACGCCACGATATCTCGTACGAGCGTTCTTGATGCAATGTCACTACTGCCCTGGCAAATCCTGCAGCGAACAGACCAGATGCTACGACCCTTTCTTGGATCTCACAGTCGTTGATCATAGCAAACAGTGTATTCGCCCATTGACTAGAATTTTAGTATGCACATCTACAAACCCGTAACACAGTCCAGTTAACGGAAACCGAACGAGCCGTCTAAATTGACAACTCTTATGCGATACCAAACAATCGCGCAAACGACTTCGAAAGCGCACATCCACACAGCTCTTTCACAGCCCCATCTCAAAACACCTTCCCCATCTCCCTCAACCCCCTCAGCCCCTCCTCCGAAACTAAACTCAACACCCCTGCCGCCCCAATAACCGCCCCAAGCACCAAAACCAACAACAAATGCAGCACCCCCAACCTTTCCCTCTCCCCACCCCTCTCCCTCCTATTCTCCGGCGCCCACCTCCCCACCATCTTCTTAATAGGCACCACTCCATTCCTTTCCGCAAAAGCGACTCCCCTCCTCATACCCGGCAACCCATCAATACTCCTCTGACTCTTGAGCGCCCAATAAAAATCCCAATAAAATCTCATCTCCCTATGGCCAACGAAATCATAGTAAGGAACGCTAAATCCACAGCTTGTCCCACATTGGTGTACATCCACCATAATAATACTTCTACTCCCTGGAATCGTTTCCACTTTATGCTCCTGCACAAAGGCCTCGTATTCAGGTGTTCCGTTCTCGATGGCGCGGCCAGTGCCCCATATTCTCACGATCTTGGGGGGTCCGCTGAAGGCGAGGAAGAGGATGCAGATGCGACCGTTGGATGGCTCGTGTAGGTGTGCGTGCGTTTCTACAAAGTTTGAGCCGCCTTTTGGGAGAGGTTGATGTGGCCGGTGGGGGAGAGGGGCGCCGTGGCTACAAAGAGGAGTTGTTGAGAGAGGATCCATGGGTGGAGGGATGGGGGGATGGTTTCGTAGAACACACCCATTTTGGTGGTGGGTGGGTGGAGGTAAAATCGAAAGTCGTGGTCGTTGTGGGAtcggtaggtaggtaggttGGATAGTTATATATCGACAGTAACCGTCTCAAGAGTGTCCCGCCTTATATGTACCTTGTCTCTTTCCTCCTATTCCCCCAATCTCAGTTCTTCCCACTCTTTTCTCGTTCAAGTCTTTAATCTCACGAATCTTCTAGACCAATTTCTCTCTTTTTTCCTTTCTCACACAAAAAAACTGCAAAAGAGAGAAAGACGTACGACCCAACCCCAACACAAAATATCATAAACAGACTTGCTATGATTTACACTCGTGTATCCCTCAGCCCTCCGCGGCCGGTATCGGCTCCCGTCAGCTTTGCACGTGCGTACGCCGTGCTTCTCTACTAGCAACGTTTACTAGCAACAATTCAACTATTTACACCCTGTCTCCAGAAATCACACAAGGCAGGCACGAGGCTCTATGTGCGACAAGTGTTGTTGTGCTACAAAGTTGCGGGGTTGGTGTTCGGTTAACCATGGAAGGGTAGCGTTAGCACTGGTAGGTAATGCGGGGTGGCCCGATGGGGGAATACCGAGGATGTACATGTGTGATGAGAATGTTGAGCCGGCCGAGAAGAACGAGGTGTCTTATGTCATGTTTACAACGAAAGTAGGGTAGAATAACATGTTGGATGAACAGATCTATGAAGAGAGTATTATACCATGGAGAACACCTTGAAAAAAGGTGAGCTCCATTTCAACAGCGACAAAAAACACGTGCAAGTCTACGAACTTGAAGACACCAGTGTTTATCGCGACGTTTTCCATATTCACAATCACGCAACGTGCAGATCGTAGGCTGTATGGCCTTCACCCCTTCTTAGAGGTTACTGCAAAAGTCACATACACAAACGCCCTCAACGCCCCCTCCCTTCTAACCTCCCAGTATCCACGCCACACACATCCCTGGAAATGCAAATTACTTCTGCTACCCCCGCAAGTTGGAGAGCAGTACAAGGGCTCTCTCTCATCGCTTAGGCAACTCCCGAAACACTTCTTTAAAGATCTTCTTGCTATTGTACAAATTGACCAATCTCAGACGCTCGTTATCTAAATGCGCGCTGTCGCTCGCCTGACCGCAGGGTAGATGCGCAGCGGGTGCGTTGAACTCTTTTTCCAGGAACCTTATACTGGGGATAGAGCCTCCCTCGCGGATGTACAGGGGTTTGCGAGATGCGGTGTCAGTTCCAGTGGTGGGGTGTGGCGTTGACGTGCCGGATGATGGGGTAGAGGTGGTGAGGGCTGGGTCGGAGGAGTTGGCAAGGGTGTTTGATGTTGCGGGTGTGGGAGTGTGTTTGGTTGTGGGCGTTGGAGGTTCATCTGCTGTTTTTGACGACGAGGAGAAGTAATCCGGTGCTGCTGTGCTTTCTCTTCTTTGGCCGAGAGTGGGGCCCCATACGTTCATGATGGCGCGCTCGAGTGTTTGGAAGATTTCATTGTTGAAGTCGCCCAGCCACGGCTCGGGCTTGGTGGTCGATGGTGAGTTTGAGGTTGTTCTTTGAATCAAGCTCGTCGAATTCAGCTTGTAGGAATACCTTTAAACTCTCAGCCACGTTGCCGGCTTCTTGGTTAGGTACTAGACGTATAGATAAAGCAGCCTTGGCAAGTCGCGGTATGATGGTCGAGTTCTCTGGACCAGAAGTTTGGAAGCGATGGATGGTGAGTGAGGCCTCTCGCCATCTACGCATAAGCGACTGTGCCAGTTCTTCTGGGTCGCCTAGATCTGGATTGCTGCGCAACAAAGTCTCTGTAATCTCAGTGTACAGGTCCTTTTCATCAGCTGTCAGGGGTAGAATTGGATCGTAGAAGCCTGGGATATGGACCTTGCCATGACGGCCAGTCAACTTGGATAACAGCATGACGAGGTCTTTGAGCGGCTCATCGAGTAACGCACTACCGTCGACACCGCTGTGCAAATCAGGATGCTTACTCTCAACCTGTACTGTGGCATGGATGACACCCCGAAGTCCGTACGTCAGGCATGGCACATGATCATCTAGCCAATAACTGTTGGCGAGGAGGATCCAGTCAACATCGCCAATGAGGTCCTTTCTGGCTTTCACAGCCTTTTCGAACCCACGCGAGCCactctcctcctctccttCGATGAGGAAGATGATATCGGAGTCTAGGCTCTGCTCATTGGCCAGTTCATGTGCCGCATATATCGCGGCCATGATTGGTCCTTTATTATCAGATGCACCGCGACCATACAAATAACCCCCTTCGCCAGTCAAGGTAAAGGGGTCGTGTTTCCACTTGCGATGTTCGTTTTCTGCAGCAATGACATCGTAGTGACCGTAAAATAAAATCTTCTTCCGCGATGCCGCCGTTGCCGGGTTGCCGCGAAACTTGTAGTCACTTGTATTTATCAGACACAAAATTTTGAAAGACGGACCGGAGATACGATGCACCTCTGCGACAGTCTGCGCGGTACTTGGGCAGCGAAGATACGGTCCGAAAAGAGACGAACTGGCCCAAGGACTCCACCATGAGATCTGCGTCATACATTAGTCGAGCAAATGAGGCATACCGACGTGTACGCACCATTATTGCTTCTTCGGGTAGCGGCACTCGGCTCAGCGCAATCCTTTACTTCCCATATTACCACGGTATTATCGTTGCCGCCCGTGACGAGAATAGGTTTTTCGCTGTACCTGGCAATTGCGGAAGCGAGAATCAGGCCGTCATGCGCCTTGAAGGTCGTGACGGATTCGTAATGTTCGTTGAATTTCTGATAATTTTAGCAATTGCTGACGCATTGCTGCCTTGACTCTTACCTGCATGATACCCGTCTTGCCGCCGGCGTAGAGGATACCGGCGCCCAAAGTCAACGTATGCACATCGCCAGTGCTCGCTTTGAGACTCCGGACTAGTTGTCGTGTCTCTAGGTCCCATACGTTGATTTCGCCGTCGAAGCGTCCACTGTAGAGGAACGAGCCCTCCCTGGCGAGAGACAGAATCGATTCCCCTTCTTCTCTTCCGTCTTCGAGCGTGCAGATAGTCGAGATGGCTCCACGCCGCTTCGGATCTATCCGCCAAAGCAATATGCGcccatctccacctccaGAGATGAGGACTTCTTCCGATGGTGCGTCCGGCAGTATACCAGTCCCCAAGAGCATGCAATGGACATATCCATAGTGCGCAAATTGACAAATGTCATGGCTGTCAACTTGAAGCTCTTGTCCACCCACGGCATGTCGTGGTTTGCTGTCCGCACCGCTTGGCCTCGGTGTTTGTGCGCCACCAGGACCGAGCGAGTCGAAGAATTTGTTTTTGCGTTCGGCTGGATGGGAGGATAGGCTCGGGGCTGGTCGGGTGTCTTTCTCTTTCAAATCGTACCACTGCCACCGTCAGCATGCACACGGACCGCAAAAAGCCTCCCTACCTGTATACTAGTGTTTTGAGCGCCAAAGTAGACGGCGCGGTGGTATGACGAGTATGCGACGCAGAATATGTCCCCGATGTCGTAGGGCGACCACAAGGCGTACAGGTGCTTGAAGGTTGATGTGCACCATACCTGAAGGGTCAGTATTCGTCCCGTCTACGTTCTGGCATACACTAACATTGACTATGGGATCTGCCGCGCTCGAGAAGAGCCAATTCCGGTCTTGCGAAAGGCATAAGCCGAGTACGCTGCCCTTGTGCGCGTGAATGACGCTCCGGCGCTCATACGTGTCGAGACTGTATACCTAGACGCCATCAGCTTTTCGGCCGCTACATGATTCAGCCCTCGTACCAGGATCTCGCCGCCTTGTGTACCGGCAAAAATATATCGTGGAGATACGGCTAGAGCAAGAATCGACTTGTCGTGCTTCATGCGATGCGCCTGGACAGGCGTCCGAATGGCATTCGGCCCCGCAATTTCCGTGCCCTTTGTTTCCACGGGGGTGTCATTGTGTGGAGGCACTGCTGCTGGCATGGTCAGCCTGGTCTGAAGTTTGGCGATGGTGCGCGTGCATGGCCGCGTGTAAATGTTTCGCGATGGCAGGAAGCGATGACGGCAGATTCAGGGTCCATGTGCGCCGGTTGCGGGGCTATTCCTTGATGCCCTCACGGCTCATGCCCTCAAAGTGCCGCCAGCGCACCTTGACGTACCTCTTAGTCCAAGGACGGCTGTCGCAACTTGCTGCGACGTAAGCGTGCACATGACGGCGCGTCGGCCTGCTGAGCTACAGGCCGAGATGAGATGAAAAGGAAAGATGTAACGTGAATCGATCTCTGATGAGAGCGAAATCGGGGCTTCAGCTATGGGCTCGACACGAGGAGGACAAGGCAGGCACTCATTGACCTCTTCTATCTCGTGCAGCGTAATGTCGGAGGACGTCTCATCACCAGATGATGACTCTTCAGAGGAGCTCGAGCCTTGTTGCTCATCCATGGCGACAGTATTGCGCCTTCTACATGGCGAGCGACGTCCCTGCGATGGCGTCATCTCTGCTATCGATGTATGTGCCACCAGAAGAACGCGGTGAGAAGCTGAGGCAGACTGGCTTTATCAATGCTTCCTTTTTCACCATGATCTCGCAGCTGTGGCAGCAAGCACACGACGATCACATTAGCCCCAAACTGTTTACTTTTGTTCAATCGAACCATGCATGTAGCCATTGGTAATGCCGGATACGTGTTCTTGTTGCAATGCTCCAGCACTGTAGGTATGCGTCGTAGCCAACTTGAACCAGCATCTGGCCGCAGCTACAGGGAGACGTGGAAGAGGCTCGCGGGAGCATGCATAAAGTCGCGGGAGTTTGCCGTGGCGCCTGCAGGTCACCAACACAGAGCCATGATCATCGGGCCTGATTGGGACGTTCCCAGCCACAACATGCCAACCCGAGTCGGGTGGGGAGTCGGTGGGGAGTCGGTGGGGAGTCGGTGGAGAGTCGGTGGAGCAGGAGAGTCACTGGAGAATCAAAGTGGGAACATGGCAACCGCGGCCGTGGCGGGTGTCAAGGCCAAGTAAACTGGAGCATATACGTGTAACAGGTAATGTAAGATGCCAAGGTCACGTGCTTGTTGGGTAAGATTGATGATTGATTGAGTGATTGACCCGTGGACAACGGATTACCGATTGCCGATAATGCCTCGCTCCGGTGTACTCTAGTCTCTAGGCAGTACTGTACGCGGCTAGCGTGAAAAAGCGGAAAAGCCCCTGAGGAAGTCGCATCCCGTAGAGTAAGTAGGGCAGGTGCGGCCAGAACGCTTAGTGCATCTACAGCCGGTTTCA belongs to Pyrenophora tritici-repentis strain M4 chromosome 10, whole genome shotgun sequence and includes:
- a CDS encoding PAT1 multi-domain protein produces the protein MNVWGPTLGQRRESTAAPDYFSSSSKTADEPPTPTTKHTPTPATSNTLANSSDPALTTSTPSSGTSTPHPTTGTDTASRKPLYIREGGSIPSIRFLEKEFNAPAAHLPCGQASDSAHLDNERLRLVNLYNSKKIFKEVFRELPKR
- a CDS encoding WD40 repeat protein — translated: MDEQQGSSSSEESSSGDETSSDITLHEIEEVNECLPCPPRVEPIAEAPISLSSEIDSRYIFPFHLISACSSAGRRAVMCTLTSQQVATAVLGLRAVPPHNDTPVETKGTEIAGPNAIRTPVQAHRMKHDKSILALAVSPRYIFAGTQGGEILVYSLDTYERRSVIHAHKGSVLGLCLSQDRNWLFSSAADPIVNVWCTSTFKHLYALWSPYDIGDIFCVAYSSYHRAVYFGAQNTSIQWYDLKEKDTRPAPSLSSHPAERKNKFFDSLGPGGAQTPRPSGADSKPRHAVGGQELQVDSHDICQFAHYGYVHCMLLGTGILPDAPSEEVLISGGGDGRILLWRIDPKRRGAISTICTLEDGREEGESILSLAREGSFLYSGRFDGEINVWDLETRQLVRSLKASTGDVHTLTLGAGILYAGGKTGIMQKFNEHYESVTTFKAHDGLILASAIARYSEKPILVTGGNDNTVVIWEVKDCAEPSAATRRSNNDLMVESLGQFVSFRTVSSLPKYRADCRRGASYLRDYKFRGNPATAASRKKILFYGHYDVIAAENEHRKWKHDPFTLTGEGGYLYGRGASDNKGPIMAAIYAAHELANEQSLDSDIIFLIEGEEESGSRGFEKAVKARKDLIGDVDWILLANSYWLDDHVPCLTYGLRGVIHATVQVESKHPDLHSGVDGSALLDEPLKDLVMLLSKLTGRHGKVHIPGFYDPILPLTADEKDLYTEITETLLRSNPDLGDPEELAQSLMRRWREASLTIHRFQTSGPENSTIIPRLAKAALSIRLVPNQEAGNVAESLKVFLQAEFDELDSKNNLKLTIDHQARAVAGRLQQ